From a region of the Nothobranchius furzeri strain GRZ-AD chromosome 12, NfurGRZ-RIMD1, whole genome shotgun sequence genome:
- the gnrh3 gene encoding gonadotropin-releasing hormone 3 isoform X2 gives MKASSRVMVQVLLLALVVQVTLCQHWSYGWLPGGKRSVGELEATIRMMGTGGVVSLPEEASVQTQERLRPYNVYDESHHFDRKKRLPNQ, from the exons ATGAAGGCAAGCAGCAGAGTTATGGTGCAGGTGTTGTTGCTGGCGCTGGTGGTTCAGGTCACCCTGTGCCAGCACTGGTCCTACGGATGGCTACCAGGTGGAAAGAGAAGTGTGGGAGAGCTCGAGGCGACCATCAGG ATGATGGGCACAGGAGGAGTAGTGTCTCTTCCTGAAGAAGCCAGTGTCCAAACCCAAGAGAGACTTAGGCCATACAAT GTTTATGATGAATCTCATCATTTTGACCGGAAGAAAAGGCTCCCGAACCAATGA
- the gnrh3 gene encoding gonadotropin-releasing hormone 3 isoform X1: MTYLASPAALMKASSRVMVQVLLLALVVQVTLCQHWSYGWLPGGKRSVGELEATIRMMGTGGVVSLPEEASVQTQERLRPYNVYDESHHFDRKKRLPNQ, encoded by the exons ATGACATATTTGGCTTCCCCTGCAGCTCTAATGAAGGCAAGCAGCAGAGTTATGGTGCAGGTGTTGTTGCTGGCGCTGGTGGTTCAGGTCACCCTGTGCCAGCACTGGTCCTACGGATGGCTACCAGGTGGAAAGAGAAGTGTGGGAGAGCTCGAGGCGACCATCAGG ATGATGGGCACAGGAGGAGTAGTGTCTCTTCCTGAAGAAGCCAGTGTCCAAACCCAAGAGAGACTTAGGCCATACAAT GTTTATGATGAATCTCATCATTTTGACCGGAAGAAAAGGCTCCCGAACCAATGA
- the LOC107375994 gene encoding receptor-type tyrosine-protein phosphatase epsilon isoform X5 — protein MEEEYRIRSADDGKLFREEFNSLPCYYHHGSFEEASREHNREKNRYPNILPYDHSRVVLSHIDGHLCSDYINASYIDGYKEKNKFIAAQGPKPETVADFWRMIWEQKTATIVMLTNLKERKEEKCCQYWPEKGCWMYGNVRVAVEDITVLVDYTVRKFCVQYQGADGLRAPRLVTQLHFTSWPDFGVPFTPIGMLKFLKKVKAVNPCYAGPVVVHCSAGVGRTGTFIVIDSMIDMMHTDQRVDVFGFVSRIREQRCQLIQTDMQYSFIYQALLEYYLYGDTELDVCSLEGHLQRLHNTRAPHDRLGLEEEFRKLTNVRIMKENMRTGNLPANMRKNRVLQIIPYDFNRVILSVKRGLEFTDYINASFIDGYRQKDYFIATQGPLSHTVEDFWRMVWEWRCHSIVMLTELKEREQEKCFQYWPSEGSMTFGDYTVELTGDARCEPFTRRDLVLTKKLEKQSQHVRHIHFHGWPEIGTPAEGRGMIDIIAAVQRHQQQSGNRPIVVHCSAGAGRTGTFIALSNILERVKAEGLLDVFQTVKSLRMQRPHMVQTMEQYDFCYRVVQDFIDIFSDYANFK, from the exons CATCATGGGTCCTTTGAGGAGGCGAGCAGAGAGCACAACAGAGAGAAAAACAGATACCCGAACATTTTACCAT ACGATCACTCTCGTGTGGTTCTGAGTCATATTGATGGACACCTGTGCTCAGACTACATAAATGCTTCCTACATAGAT GGGTATAAGGAGAAGAACAAATTCATTGCAGCTCAAG GCCCAAAGCCTGAGACGGTAGCCGACTTCTGGCGGATGATTTGGGAACAGAAAACAGCAACTATAGTTATGCTGACGAATCTAAAAGAAAGGAAAGAG GAGAAATGTTGCCAGTACTGGCCGGAAAAAGGCTGCTGGATGTATGGGAATGTCCGAGTGGCGGTGGAGGACATCACGGTGCTGGTGGACTACACTGTTAGAAAGTTCTGCGTTCAATAT CAGGGTGCCGATGGACTCAGAGCTCCTCGCCTGGTCACTCAGCTCCACTTCACCAGCTGGCCAGACTTCGGGGTGCCGTTCACACCCATCGGCATGCTGAAATTCCTCAAGAAGGTCAAAGCTGTCAATCCCTGCTACGCCGGACCTGTCGTTGTGCACTGCAG TGCCGGAGTCGGGAGGACCGGAACGTTCATTGTCATTGACAGCATGATCGACATGATGCACACAGACCAGCGAGTGGATGTCTTCGGCTTTGTGAGCAGAATACGAGAACAGCGCTGTCAACTAATCCAGACAGAT ATGCAGTACTCCTTCATCTACCAGGCTCTGCTGGAATACTATCTGTATGGAGACACAGAGCTAGATGTGTGCTCTCTGGAGGGCCACCTGCAAAGGCTTCACAACACCAGGGCCCCCCACGACAGGCTGGGCCTGGAGGAGGAATTCAGG aagctgaccaaCGTTCGCATAATGAAGGAGAACATGAGGACCGGGAACCTTCCTGCCAACATGAGAAAGAACCGGGTTCTTCAGATTATTCCCT ATGATTTCAACCGAGTAATACTGTCAGTGAAAAGAGGACTGGAGTTCACCGACTACATCAATGCCTCCTTTATTGAT GGCTACAGGCAGAAGGACTATTTTATCGCGACCCAGGGCCCTCTGTCTCACACGGTGGAGGACTTCTGGAGGATGGTGTGGGAGTGGAGGTGTCATTCAATCGTTATGCTCACCGAGCTCAAAGAGAGGGAGCAG GAAAAGTGTTTCCAGTACTGGCCATCAGAGGGCAGTATGACATTTGGAGATTACACAGTGGAGCTGACTGGAGATGCACGCTGTGAACCCTTCACTCGCAGAGACCTGGTTCTCACCAAAAAACTA GAAAAGCAGTCACAGCACGTTCGCCACATCCACTTCCACGGATGGCCTGAGATCGGAACACCCGCGGAAGGAAGAGGGATGATTGACATCATCGCCGCCGTGCAGAGGCATCAGCAGCAGTCTGGAAACCGTCCAATAGTTGTACACTGCAG TGCTGGAGCGGGACGGACCGGCACTTTTATTGCACTCAGCAACATTTTGGAGAGAGTGAAAGCTGAAGGCCTCCTGGATGTTTTTCAGACAGTCAAGAGTTTACGAATGCAGAGACCACACATGGTCCAAACTATG GAGCAATATGACTTCTGCTACAGAGTGGTCCAGGATTTTATTGACATTTTCTCCGACTACGCCAACTTTAAATAA